The Pan troglodytes isolate AG18354 chromosome 19, NHGRI_mPanTro3-v2.0_pri, whole genome shotgun sequence region gattctgtctaaaaaaaaaaaaaaaaaaaaaaaattcaagagaaaTACTAACAGTGCCAAATGATACTTTCTTTACAAGGCAGTTGTAAAGAGCTatgggtcgggcgtggtggctcacgcctgtaatcccagcactttgggaggccaaggcaggtggatcacaaggtcgggagttcgagaccagcctggccaatgtggcaaaaccctgtctctactaaaaatacaaaaagtagccgggcgtggtggtgggtgcctgtaatcccagctacttgggaggctgaggcaggagaatcgcttaaacccaggaggtggaggttgcagggagccaagattgtgccactgcactccagcctgggtgacaagagcaagactcagtctcaaataaataaataaacagtgtATGTGTTTTATAGACGTTTTCCTACCCAAAGAAAAgtgcttggctgggtgcggtggctcacacctgtaatcccagcacttcgggaggctgaggcgggcggatcgtgaggtcaggagattgagaccatcctggctaacacggtgaaaccccgtctctactaaacatacaaaaaaaattagcctggcgtgatggcgggcgcctgtagtcccagctactcgggaggctgaggcaggagaatgccgtgaacccgggaggcagaccttgcagtgagctgagattgtgccactgcactccgcagtgcgagactccgtctcaaaaaaaaaaaaaaaagaaaaagaaaaagaaaaaaagaaaaacaagtacgTTTTCCCCTTGAATTGTAAAATAATAGCTTCATTTGAAGGAGGGATGCTATTGAATTACTACTGAAGGCAAGAGAGTATTCCATTTAGGGACTATTAATGTGTGCACATAGGCACAAACCCATTTGCTAAGAAAAATCTATCAATGGGACAAGATTATAAGAAACTATAGTGCATTTGCTAATTAAAATTTTCCATCAaattggcagggcgcagtggttaatgcctgtaatcccagcactttgggaggctgaagtgagtgaTTCACTTGGGGCCACaagctcaagaccaacctgggcaacacggccaaaccccgtctctactaaaagtacaaaaggccaggcatggtggctcacaactgtaatcctaacactttgggaggccgaggcaggtgaatcacttgagatcaggagttctagaccagcctggccaacatggtgaaaccccatctctactaaaaatacaaaaattaaccgggcgtggtggtgggcgcctgtaatcccatctactcggtaggctgaggcaggagaatcgcttgaacctgcgaggcagaggttgcagtgagccgggatcacgccactgtactccagcctgggtgacagagtgagattccatctcaaaaaaaaaaaaaggacaaaagttagccgggcattgaggccgggcacggtggctcacgcatgtaatcccaacactttgggaggccgaggtgggcggatcacaaggtcaggagatcgagaccatcttggctaacacagtgaaaccccgtctctactaaaaatacaaaaaaattggccgggcgtggtcacccaggctggagcgcagtggcgagatcttggctcactgcaagctgcaagctccgcctcccaggttcatgacattctcctgcctcagcctcccgagtagctgggactacaggtgcccgccaccacgcctggctaattttttgtgtttttagtagagacggggtttcaccatgttggccaggatgggtctcgatctcctgacctcgtgatctgcccgcctcggcctcccaaagtgctgggattacaggcgtgagccaccgcgcccgacacAGACCTGGTTTTGAATGAAGACCTTAATGTTTAGCCAGGAAGTTTCTAAGAATCTGGCCTGCATGTGTTTGCCAAGGTGTGCAAGTTAACTATGTGACCTCCAAGTATCACAGGTATCACAGCTCTGGCActttttttgtttccaaaatTACCCAGAAACGGACTATTATCAAACCAATCTAAGTCAAACCCTAAACTTAAGCTTCAGGATtatgtaaaagttatttttttcctttttctttcttttttttttttttttttttggaaactgggactcgctctgttgcccaggctggagtgcagtggcacagctcacagcagccttgacctcctgggcacaagccatcctcctacttcagcctcccaagtagctgggaccaaaggcacacgctagcacgcctggctaattttttttattatttgtagcgatgaggtcttgctatgttgcccagtctggactcaaacttctggcctcaagtgatctgcctcggcctcccaaagtgctgggattacaggcatgagccattacaccTGGACCTTTTTTAAACTAGAGTTATTTCAGCAGGATacagactaaaattaaaaaaatcagcccagcgcagtggttcacgcctgtaattccaacacacGCAGGCCGAGggggttggatcacttgaggtcagtagttcaagaccagcctggccaccatggtgaaatgctgtctctactaaaaatacaaaagttagccaggcatggtgctgggcacctgtaatccccagctactaaggagtctgaggcagaagaatctcttaaacctgggaggtgaaggttgcattgagctgagatcacacaccactgcacttcagcctgggtgacagagcaagactccgtctcgaaaaaatatTCCAGAACTATTTAtaacttttctctttgttttaacATCTGAGCATCCAACCAATAATTTATCTATTTGGTCATCTTGTAGTTGTCTCCACCACATTATTCGAGATAACCACTtagcctttgtttgtttgtttgtttgtttgtttttgagatgaagtcttgctctgtttcccaggctggagtgcaatggcacaatcgcgactcactgctacctctgcctcccggattcaagcgatgctcctgcctcagcctccggaggagctgggattacaggcatccgccaccatgcccagctaatttttctatttttagtagagatgtggtttcaccatgttgtccaggctggtctcgaactcctgaccttgagatccacccacctcggtctcccaaagtgctgggattacaggagtgagccactgcacctggcctagcctttagacatttaaaaattcaactttgaTTTGACTGGCCTGAGTTATGCCTGAGTTAGTTTTTTATCTTAAAGAAAACTAACTCAGGAGGTCTTCATTAGCTATGTACTCTATCACCAATAGTTCATGTAATAATGCTGCTGACTCCCAAAAAGCGATTCTAGTAAAATTTATAAGTTTGGACAaaactcatttttgaaaaatacttgaaaaatccCTCAGTAGTGCTTTACCATAGAACACTCAGAACCTCTCAACCCTTTATTACCTGTATGCCCCATAATTGGAACAAATAATAGTATCAGATATTGTAATGTTGGGCTATTGCTTCTTGGCTCCTGTGATTCCCTAGCGTCCCATCCTGGATGTCCTTTAGGTGCACAGTGCTACTACTGTGTGCCATGGACAGTGTCAGGACACATTCTGAGCTTCCTGAGTGCATCACTGTGAGGCCAAATAGGCTGTTCTCTCTCCAGTGAAGATTCCTTTCTGTCTTTAGGCAGTCATCTTCATCTATACATTAGTGGTGTCTCTGTTCACCATGCTTCATATAAACTAAAGTACAGCCTGATCTTCCAAAAAAATACTCTCTTTTGTGGACTCAAgtataaaatcaatatttaatttaGCTAGTGATTaaaccatttttttgttgttgttgtttgttttttgagatggagtttcgcttttgttgcccaggctggcatgcagtggtgtgatctcggctcactgcaacctccacctcccgggttcaagcgattctcctgtctcagcctcccaagtagctgggactacaggtacccaccaccacgcccggctaattttatatttttagtagatacggggtttctccatgttggtcaggctggtctcgaactcccaccctcaggtgatccgccggcctcggcctcccaaagtgctgggattaccagcatgagccaccacacccggccaattaaacctttttaaaaCCAACTGAAAAATGTTTGACATTCACTTGCTTGTGAGCTGTCATTGGTGAATATTGGTTCTAAGGTTTGGGGAATGAATTTGAGAAAGCCTTTCTCTCAAACCTTTAGGGCTCAGTAaggctaaaacaaaaacaaacaggtgCATCCAAGATCTGATTTCAAGGCAAGATTTATTGCTTTACAAACAAACATTATACTTGGTCTTAATAGAAAAATGACACCAGATACATCCAAAATACATTTCACATTGGGATAGCTGCCAGTTCAGCACAAAACATACATTATTAGGAGCAGGGAGCCATGAAAATAAACTATATCTTACTTTTTGGTACATCAGGAACACTTTTGCCTGAAGCCCTTtagtactattttttattttatttatttttttaatccacccATCTGCACACTGGCCCTTTAGTACTCTTTAAGTATAAAACTTTAATACTTGTCCTGGGCTTTGACCCTTGTGTTTGATCTAAATGACATTTCAAACATAAGTGTCTTTTGACTAGTGCGCTTACTGTTATGTACAGAATTTAAAATGTGATCGTTTGAATATAAAATCTGGTTTGATACATGATATAAAAGTTGTATATTTAAattcaagaaaatgtttttgtgGACTATTTCTACTaaagaatattaaattaaaataatttaaaaacttatgaAGCAGTGATCTGTTAACTGGACAGGTCAATTATCTGAGCTGTGTAAATCATTGTCTGGCACTACAGTTGAATCACCTTGACACTGAGCTCAGGAGCAGCCCATTTAAGAAGCATCTTGTAAATAACAAAGTGACACCTTCGAGATTACAGTTGCAACTATGCAAGTCATTCATAGAGTAGCTGAGGGCTCTCTTCTGAAGGAGGACCCATTACATGAAGGTAGACCTTTCATGTCTTGTTGCCGACGTCCAAGTCTCTTGCGGTCCAGAAATGCCAGGATGGTTGTTTCAAATGCATTGGGTATGAATTGCACCTTGAATCTGCCCTTCCCTTTTTCGATTAAACCTTTTCACATAGCTGCTGCTGCTCCTTAGCAGTCCATCCCCTGGACGGAGGCGGCCTCTCAGGACCTGGAGCAGAGCTGTAGGGAGCTGCCGTCTCTTATGGTAGATGTGGCCCATCACAATATACCTGCTGCCTGGACAAAATAACCAGAACATTAATTCATAGTGTCTTTTAAATGccatgaaacagaaaatgtaaggCCTTTAAGAAACGCCTAAGCTGCAATCTATTATCTTGCTGCACAAGTTGAAACTGATATTGAGTCTACAGGCATCTGGTGGAAACAGCCTAGCGACCCTTAGAAGATAACCAACCcggccggtgtggtggctcacgcctttaatcccagcactttgggaggccgaggtgggcagctcacttgaggtcaggagtttgagaccagcctggccaacatggtgaaaccccgtctctactaaaaatacaaaaattggcagggcgtggtggcgcatgcctgtaaccccagctccttgggaggctgaggcaggataatcgcttgaacccggcaggtggaggttgcagtgagccgagatcgaaccactgcactccagcctgggcgacagggcaagactcaatctcaaaaaaaaaaaaagcagtatgtAACCAGACCACATTACAGAACAAAGGTCCTTATCACAATCTATCAGGATTTCCCAGAGCACATGTCTAGAAAGATGTGGGAGTGGGTATTCCCCGCTGCCAACCCCACATACACACCCAAAAAAGCAGCTTTTCTAAACTCAGTTCTGTACAGTCCCTTCTGGCAATGGTGTTTGGTCGTCCACCCCATTTGTCAACATCTATTTATTGACAGCCCGCTTTGTGCCAACCCTTGCTCTTCTCACCCTTGAGGGTGGGGGCTGACAGGGCTTAAATCACAGAGTGGCCGAAATAATACCGGTCGTCTAAATCCCATTCATGTCATTGTCCCCCATCGCTcccaaaaaaaggctgggcgaCCTACAGCGCGGGCTGTGGCACCCACGTTACAAACGGTGGTATAAAGTACATATGCAGCGTCATTCAGGTCAGTTTCAATACCAGGTTTAAACTCTGGACACGGCTTATTGCAGCTGGAGGAGTCCAGGGCTAACATGTGGACTCGGAAGAAGAAGCCGTCGGGGGTGAGGTACAGGCGGTTCATCTTGTACAGCCCGTCCCGATCCACCAGCAGGGTCACCAGCCGGATGCCCGCGCCCAGCACGTCCACATCGTGCACGATCCCGTTCACCGCTGCTTCCGAAAAACAGTTTGGAGAAGAGCATTACCCCGAGTTCCTCTCCCAGTCCCCCAGGAGGTGGTTTTTAGCAACCGCGAAACGGCCCGCACGGGTCAGGCGCCCTGGGATCTCGCGGGCGGGCTTCTCCGGGGCTCGGAAAGGCTCGCGGGGTGGCGGCGCGGCGGCCGGGCTCACCGAATTCGCTCTCGCAGAACGCCTCGCGTTCGTCCAGATCGGACCGGCAGGCGCGCGCGCAGGGCTCAGCGCCGGGCTCCGCGTCCCTCTGCGGCGGGCTGAGGCCGAAGCTGAGGCTGAAgcgcggcggcggcgcgggcgcGGGCGCGGGTCCCGGGGCCAGCGCGGCGGCGCGCGGCCGGTTGGGGTGGGCGTGGCCGGCGGAGCCCTCGGTGGCGAGCGCGGGCGGCCGGGCGGCGGGGAAGCGCAGGGCCCGTGAGCGCGCGCGTCGCGGGGCGTCCTCCGACGCGGGCTCGCGGCGCGGCGACGCGCGGTTCTCGGCTTGCGCCAGGCGCGGGCCCGGCGGGCCAGCGGGCGCGCGTGCGGCCTCCCGGAAGCTGGCCTGGTTGTCGGCCGGCGGAGGGGGCTTCCGGCGGCGCGGGTCAGGCCAGGCGCGGGCGGCGGGAGCGGCCTCGGCCGCGCGCGGCCGCTGCGGGGCCTCAAGGAGCGGCTGCGCGCGGGGCCCCGGTGTCTCCTCCGCGCTCGGGCAGCCGCGGGAGTCCGGCTTTCTGCTGTGCGGCGGCGAGGCtgtggggagagaagaggagaggcgGGAAGGCGGTGGGGGAGGAGAAGCAGTGAGGGGAGGCCGTCGGGGAAAGCCGAAGAAGccgagaaggaagaagagggaaggggaggctgagacgggaggccGAGAGGGGAAGGGAAGCCAGGAGGGGAGGAGGCCGCTAGTGGGGCAGGGGCGCTGCAGAAGAAGGGCtctgggagggggagaggagataGAGGACAAGGGAGGCTTCGCAGGCACCTGCAAGAGGAGAGATGGGAGGGAGGCCCGGAGGCCTGGAAGTGAAGCAGGGAGAACCCGGACGCAGCGTCGCGGCCAAGCGGGGCACGCGCTTCCCAGGCCCCAAAGGAAGAAGGATACGAGGGTCTTGCCCTCTAAGATTATAGCTTTTAAAATTACAACCTCCTATTTACTCTAAGACTAAACATGTCTTACAACACTGGTTAGATAACAAACTTTTTTGCCCTTCCtttaatatatacgtatatgtgtgtatgtgtgcgtgtgtgtgtgtgtgtatatatatatatataaaacatataaacatcCGCCTCTTTGCTATTTACAGTTTGTTGAGAAAGTACCAAGAGCAAACCCCAGGGGGAAAGGTCTCATATTACAGGTTCTCCTAATTGTTTAAGCGCCCCTGACAACAGAACTATTTGGTTTTCCCATCCATGTTTACACTGTCATCCCGGTCTCTGCAGAATCCAGCATTTGTAAGTGGATTTTTATCTGGCTTCTTGGACACCACTTACTGGTAAACCACAGCTAAGGAAGGTTTTAAAAGCTtggctgggaggcagagaggccCCTGGTTAAGTATAAAAGCACACATCgcttacatttttttccccattagatGATGGAGGAAAGACTCCTAAATGGTATGgcatgaaaacaaatttttaaaattattaatgatttTCCCTAGTTCTGCAGACAGGTTGGTGAGTAAACCTCAGCCAGCTTGGGAGCTGGGCACCTTTCCATACCAGTTACACAATTTCACCTCCTTGCTTGCCTGGGTCCCAGTGCCCTCCAAACAGTCAAGAACtagcctttatttttctctccccttGCATTAAAGAGATGGATCTGCCCATTTGCAGCTCTGGCAACACTTCATTTAAAGTTGATCAGTCTTGCCAAATCGATAATCTGCTTTAAAATCAGCTTTCACCCAGCAATAATAGCTGGTTAGAGTTCATGTTTTTGCAAAGAGGTTGATTCTGACTCATTATGTTGTTAAACGGTTGTGCCATGCACAGCTGAATAAAGTTCTGGTGGATATCCAATTCCTGACTGTCAACTGTTGACCTCACAACTGCTTCCCCATTGATATCACCATCTGTTGTCATGGGAAAGATTGTCTGATATTTGGGTTAAATGCCACTGAAGTCATTCAATTTCCATGTGGAAAAATAACCCAGAGTAAATTGCCCTGTGAGGTACGGAAACTGTTTTTCCCAGAGATAGCGAAGCCGACAGAACAtccaaataaaagcaaaacaaaaacacgaTCCCCCAGAGAACCCCTCATTTCTTCACGGGCTGAGTAACTTAATTTCATTTCGTGCATGAAGTATAAGAGTGTGTGCGTGTTAGTTAAACCCCGGCTCAGGTGTCCCAAGGTTGTGCGCTGGGGCTGCGGGGAGAGCAAAGTGCCCGGGGCTGCCGGATTTCGGCCCCGCTTCCCCCCAGCCCTCCACAGCGCCCCCCGCAGCCCCTGCTCACCCAGTCGAGGGGGGCGGACCCCGCGGCGTCCTGCGAGCCCGGCCCGGGCACGGCTCCCGAAAGGCGCGCCACGACCCCTTTTGACACTTTCCCTCCTCTGTGATGGAGCAACTACTTAACATGCAAAGTTTTCCCCAGCCTGCCCGGCTTGCTCGGGATCATTTCAGTAGCTAAATTGGCTTCTTTCCGAAAAGGCGGCCAAGAGACACGAAAC contains the following coding sequences:
- the C17H17orf58 gene encoding UPF0450 protein C17orf58 homolog isoform X1, with the protein product MTARAFWLLCLIVGSSPEAPVAERKTSPPHSRKPDSRGCPSAEETPGPRAQPLLEAPQRPRAAEAAPAARAWPDPRRRKPPPPADNQASFREAARAPAGPPGPRLAQAENRASPRREPASEDAPRRARSRALRFPAARPPALATEGSAGHAHPNRPRAAALAPGPAPAPAPPPRFSLSFGLSPPQRDAEPGAEPCARACRSDLDEREAFCESEFAVNGIVHDVDVLGAGIRLVTLLVDRDGLYKMNRLYLTPDGFFFRVHMLALDSSSCNKPCPEFKPGSRYIVMGHIYHKRRQLPTALLQVLRGRLRPGDGLLRSSSSYVKRFNRKREGQIQGAIHTQCI
- the C17H17orf58 gene encoding UPF0450 protein C17orf58 homolog isoform X4; protein product: MTARAFWLLCLIVGSSPEAPVAERKTSPPHSRKPDSRGCPSAEETPGPRAQPLLEAPQRPRAAEAAPAARAWPDPRRRKPPPPADNQASFREAARAPAGPPGPRLAQAENRASPRREPASEDAPRRARSRALRFPAARPPALATEGSAGHAHPNRPRAAALAPGPAPAPAPPPRFSLSFGLSPPQRDAEPGAEPCARACRSDLDEREAFCESEFGSRYIVMGHIYHKRRQLPTALLQVLRGRLRPGDGLLRSSSSYVKRFNRKREGQIQGAIHTQCI
- the C17H17orf58 gene encoding UPF0450 protein C17orf58 homolog, giving the protein MNRLYLTPDGFFFRVHMLALDSSSCNKPCPEFKPGSRYIVMGHIYHKRRQLPTALLQVLRGRLRPGDGLLRSSSSYVKRFNRKREGQIQGAIHTQCI
- the C17H17orf58 gene encoding UPF0450 protein C17orf58 homolog isoform X3, with product MTARAFWLLCLIVGSSPEAPVAERKTSPPHSRKPDSRGCPSAEETPGPRAQPLLEAPQRPRAAEAAPAARAWPDPRRRKPPPPADNQASFREAARAPAGPPGPRLAQAENRASPRREPASEDAPRRARSRALRFPAARPPALATEGSAGHAHPNRPRAAALAPGPAPAPAPPPRFSLSFGLSPPQRDAEPGAEPCARACRSDLDEREAFCESEFAVNGIVHDVDVLGAGIRLVTLLVDRDGLYKMNRLYLTPDGFFFRVHMLALDSSSCNKPCPEFKPGIETDLNDAAYVLYTTVCNVGATARAAAGIL
- the C17H17orf58 gene encoding UPF0450 protein C17orf58 homolog isoform X2, which produces MTARAFWLLCLIVGSSPEAPVAERKTSPPHSRKPDSRGCPSAEETPGPRAQPLLEAPQRPRAAEAAPAARAWPDPRRRKPPPPADNQASFREAARAPAGPPGPRLAQAENRASPRREPASEDAPRRARSRALRFPAARPPALATEGSAGHAHPNRPRAAALAPGPAPAPAPPPRFSLSFGLSPPQRDAEPGAEPCARACRSDLDEREAFCESEFAVNGIVHDVDVLGAGIRLVTLLVDRDGLYKMNRLYLTPDGFFFRVHMLALDSSSCNKPCPEFKPGIETDLNDAAYVLYTTVCNVGATARAVGRPAFFWERWGTMT